A DNA window from Allokutzneria albata contains the following coding sequences:
- a CDS encoding MmcQ/YjbR family DNA-binding protein produces MTADPLEQLRKLCLALPETTERLSHGEPTWFVRDGKSFVMYADHHHDDRVGFWCAAPPGVQEEMVAEEPGRFFRPPYAGHRGWLGVYLDVEVEWAEIGEIVEEAYRMVAPRTLVARLDGAPTAVQE; encoded by the coding sequence ATGACAGCCGACCCGCTGGAGCAGCTGCGCAAGCTGTGCCTCGCCCTGCCCGAGACCACCGAGCGCCTCAGCCACGGCGAGCCGACCTGGTTCGTCCGCGACGGCAAGTCCTTCGTGATGTACGCCGACCACCACCACGACGACCGCGTCGGCTTCTGGTGCGCGGCGCCGCCGGGGGTGCAGGAGGAGATGGTCGCCGAGGAACCCGGGCGCTTCTTCCGGCCGCCCTACGCCGGGCACCGCGGCTGGCTCGGCGTCTACCTCGACGTGGAGGTGGAGTGGGCGGAGATCGGCGAGATCGTCGAGGAGGCCTACCGCATGGTCGCGCCCAGGACTCTCGTCGCCCGCCTCGACGGCGCCCCCACCGCCGTCCAGGAGTGA
- a CDS encoding ABC transporter permease, which produces MLLAQTRAETRLVLRHPEQLLLNLLIPLALLVGLSLLPLLPLPEPRVGSVTPRILALAVMSSAFTGQAISLGFDRRYGVIKRLAATALPRWLLVSGRVAAALIVVAAQLVVLGAVALLLGWQPAASGLAPAVVLVVLGTLAFGALGVLLGGALRAEVVLALANVVWFVLLLAGGIIVPLEQLPAGLGAVVSWLPSGALAQGLQSALTVGGWPGWQPIAVLLAWGAAAGLLATRTTRLA; this is translated from the coding sequence ATGCTGCTGGCGCAGACCCGCGCGGAGACCCGCCTGGTGCTGCGGCACCCGGAGCAGCTGCTGCTCAACCTGCTGATTCCGTTGGCGCTGCTGGTGGGCCTGAGCCTGCTGCCGCTGCTCCCCCTGCCCGAGCCCAGGGTCGGCTCGGTGACCCCGCGCATCCTGGCGCTGGCGGTGATGTCCTCGGCGTTCACCGGCCAGGCGATCTCGTTGGGCTTCGACCGCCGCTACGGCGTGATCAAGCGCCTGGCCGCGACCGCGCTGCCGCGCTGGCTGCTCGTGTCGGGCCGGGTGGCCGCGGCGTTGATCGTGGTGGCCGCCCAGCTCGTGGTGCTCGGTGCCGTCGCGCTCCTGCTCGGCTGGCAGCCCGCGGCCTCCGGGCTCGCCCCCGCCGTCGTGCTGGTGGTGCTCGGCACGTTGGCCTTCGGCGCGCTCGGGGTGCTGCTCGGCGGCGCGCTGCGCGCGGAGGTCGTGCTGGCGCTGGCCAACGTGGTGTGGTTCGTGCTGCTGCTGGCGGGCGGCATCATCGTGCCGCTGGAGCAGCTGCCCGCCGGGCTCGGCGCGGTGGTGAGCTGGCTGCCCTCCGGCGCGCTCGCCCAGGGCCTGCAGTCGGCGCTGACGGTCGGCGGCTGGCCGGGCTGGCAGCCCATCGCGGTGCTCCTCGCCTGGGGCGCCGCCGCGGGCCTGCTGGCCACCCGCACCACCAGACTCGCCTGA
- a CDS encoding ABC transporter ATP-binding protein — protein sequence MDPRADSAALDVSGLVKRFGSTTAVDGLDLRVARGTVFALLGPNGAGKTTTVEICEGFQRPDSGTVRVLGLDPVADSARLRPRIGVMPQGGGAYPGLRAQEMLELAASYAASPLGVDWLLHELGLWDARRTIFKRLSGGQQQRLSLACALVGRPELVFLDEPTAGMDPQARRLVWELIRALRSDGVTVLLTTHLMDEAEQLADRIMIIDNGRVLTEGSPNELTSRGAGCRTLTFRSRAGLSLDLLSGALPESCTAAEPSPGSYLVEGEIDPQVVSTVTSWCAQQGVLADELRVGRRGLEDVFLELTGRELRS from the coding sequence GTGGATCCCAGAGCCGACTCCGCCGCGCTGGACGTCAGCGGGCTGGTCAAGCGCTTCGGCTCGACCACCGCCGTCGACGGGCTCGACCTGCGGGTGGCCCGAGGCACCGTTTTCGCGCTGCTCGGCCCCAACGGCGCGGGCAAGACGACGACCGTGGAGATCTGCGAGGGCTTCCAGCGCCCCGACTCCGGCACGGTGCGCGTGCTCGGCCTCGACCCGGTCGCCGACTCCGCGCGGCTGCGCCCCCGGATCGGCGTGATGCCGCAGGGCGGCGGCGCCTACCCGGGTCTGCGCGCACAGGAGATGCTGGAGCTGGCCGCCTCCTACGCCGCCTCCCCGCTCGGGGTGGACTGGCTGCTGCACGAGCTGGGGTTGTGGGACGCGCGACGGACGATCTTCAAGCGGCTCTCCGGTGGCCAGCAGCAGCGGCTGTCCCTGGCCTGCGCGCTCGTCGGCCGACCCGAGCTGGTGTTCCTGGACGAGCCGACCGCGGGGATGGACCCGCAGGCCCGCCGCCTGGTCTGGGAGCTGATCAGGGCGCTGCGCTCGGACGGCGTGACGGTGCTGCTGACCACGCACCTGATGGACGAGGCGGAGCAGCTGGCCGACCGGATCATGATCATCGACAACGGCCGGGTGCTGACCGAGGGCAGCCCGAACGAGCTGACCAGCCGCGGCGCAGGCTGCCGGACGCTGACCTTCCGCTCCCGGGCCGGGCTGAGCCTGGACCTGCTCTCCGGCGCGCTGCCGGAGTCCTGCACCGCGGCGGAACCCAGTCCCGGCAGCTACCTGGTGGAGGGTGAGATCGACCCGCAGGTGGTGTCCACGGTGACCTCCTGGTGCGCGCAGCAGGGCGTGCTCGCCGACGAGCTGCGCGTGGGCAGGCGCGGCCTGGAGGACGTGTTCCTGGAGCTGACCGGACGGGAGCTGCGGTCGTGA
- the mptB gene encoding polyprenol phosphomannose-dependent alpha 1,6 mannosyltransferase MptB has translation MRAGEKTPPAVDSAGLDAGPLDTAELHQLDWVRRLGTLGALLMAVGAAGAGAAPVFNPVPRVPLIGLLPRVPTVSMAIVYTGMFLVIVSWLWLGRLTASGRPRVISRSQMDRTLVMWMIPLAIAPPMFSRDVYSYLAQSKIAFLGLDPYEVGPAQALGVDDPLTRGVPNVWRDTPAPYGPFFLTLGKLISWIAGDHVVTSVLLHRVIALAGIAMMLWAVPRLARRCGVRPVTALWLGPANPLVLFHLVSGVHNEALMVGLMLAGLEIALRPGLRWILIGATLMTCAAAVKVSAAPALGFLGVALALRWGGTFKDLFRAAGLLTAVFVGVLAIIVFGSGLALGWEDSLVALEKIQSWKSPMTWLGGLGGSLGVLLGFGDHTAAVTGAWRVAGAIGAGVVLVWLLWTCFRRGERYLHPITGLGIALGTMVVLGPIVHPWYLVWAVVPLAASTNSLRFRVVAVVLSIAMSVVDTPPGANYGGREFVVPWAIFAGLAVAGPLLLAVRRRMPGRVRSGRAASP, from the coding sequence GTGAGGGCGGGCGAGAAGACACCACCGGCGGTCGACAGCGCCGGCCTGGACGCCGGGCCCCTGGACACGGCCGAGCTTCACCAGCTCGACTGGGTCCGGCGGCTCGGGACCCTCGGCGCGCTGCTGATGGCGGTCGGCGCCGCGGGCGCGGGCGCGGCGCCGGTGTTCAACCCGGTGCCCAGGGTGCCGCTGATCGGCCTGCTGCCGCGCGTGCCGACCGTCTCGATGGCGATCGTCTACACCGGCATGTTCCTGGTGATCGTCTCCTGGCTGTGGCTGGGCAGGCTCACCGCGTCCGGGCGGCCGAGGGTGATCTCGCGCTCGCAGATGGACCGCACGCTGGTCATGTGGATGATCCCGCTGGCCATCGCCCCCCCGATGTTCTCCCGCGACGTCTACAGCTACCTGGCGCAGAGCAAGATCGCCTTCCTCGGTCTCGACCCGTACGAGGTGGGTCCCGCGCAGGCGCTCGGCGTGGACGACCCGCTGACCAGGGGCGTGCCCAACGTCTGGCGGGACACCCCCGCGCCCTACGGCCCGTTCTTCCTCACCCTGGGCAAGCTGATCAGCTGGATCGCCGGGGACCACGTGGTCACCAGCGTGCTGCTGCACCGGGTCATCGCACTGGCGGGCATCGCGATGATGCTCTGGGCGGTCCCCCGGCTGGCGCGCCGGTGCGGGGTCCGCCCGGTGACCGCGCTCTGGCTCGGCCCCGCCAACCCGCTGGTGCTGTTCCACCTGGTCAGCGGCGTGCACAACGAGGCGCTGATGGTCGGGCTGATGCTCGCCGGGCTGGAGATCGCGCTGCGTCCGGGGCTGCGCTGGATCCTGATCGGCGCCACGCTGATGACCTGCGCCGCCGCGGTGAAGGTCAGCGCCGCGCCCGCGCTGGGCTTCCTCGGCGTCGCGCTGGCGCTGCGCTGGGGCGGCACCTTCAAGGACCTCTTCCGCGCGGCCGGGCTGCTGACCGCGGTGTTCGTCGGGGTCCTGGCGATCATCGTCTTCGGCAGCGGGCTCGCGCTGGGCTGGGAGGACTCGCTGGTCGCGCTGGAGAAGATCCAGTCGTGGAAGTCGCCGATGACCTGGCTCGGCGGCCTCGGCGGGTCGCTCGGCGTGCTGCTGGGCTTCGGCGACCACACCGCCGCGGTGACCGGGGCGTGGCGCGTCGCGGGCGCGATCGGCGCCGGGGTGGTGCTGGTGTGGCTGCTGTGGACGTGCTTCCGCCGGGGCGAGAGGTACCTGCACCCGATCACCGGCCTGGGCATCGCGCTGGGCACGATGGTGGTACTCGGTCCCATCGTGCACCCCTGGTACCTGGTGTGGGCGGTGGTCCCGCTGGCCGCCTCGACGAACTCGCTGCGGTTCCGCGTGGTCGCGGTGGTGCTGAGCATCGCCATGTCGGTGGTGGACACCCCGCCGGGCGCGAACTACGGCGGCCGGGAGTTCGTGGTGCCGTGGGCGATCTTCGCCGGGCTCGCGGTCGCCGGGCCGCTGTTGCTGGCCGTGCGCAGGCGGATGCCGGGACGGGTGCGTTCCGGCCGAGCGGCCTCCCCCTGA
- a CDS encoding helix-turn-helix transcriptional regulator yields MKNVGPPPTAAQPAQREHADGRTRQGVARLLLERGPLTAAVIADELGLSPAAVRRHLDALLADGEVRTRDASTRGRRGRGRPAKLFLLTEAGRGRFGHAYDDLAVAALRFLADAGGEQAVRAFAEQRMATLVERHRASVLANPDPGARARALALALTHEGYAASTRQVGAGEQLCQHHCPVAHVAAEFPQLCEAETAAFADLLGTHVQRLATIARGDAACTTHLPAAPREQHHRTETQRPEAAPDAGQTCPDSFREPV; encoded by the coding sequence GTGAAAAACGTCGGGCCCCCTCCCACCGCCGCGCAGCCAGCGCAGCGGGAGCACGCCGACGGCCGCACCCGGCAGGGCGTGGCCCGGTTGCTGCTGGAGCGGGGCCCGCTGACCGCCGCGGTGATCGCCGACGAGCTGGGCCTGAGCCCGGCCGCCGTGCGGCGGCACCTCGACGCGTTGCTCGCCGACGGCGAGGTCCGCACCCGCGACGCCTCCACCAGGGGCCGCCGCGGGCGGGGCCGCCCGGCGAAGCTGTTCCTGCTCACCGAGGCCGGCCGAGGCCGGTTCGGGCACGCCTACGACGACCTCGCGGTCGCCGCGCTGCGCTTCCTCGCCGACGCGGGCGGGGAACAGGCGGTGCGCGCCTTCGCCGAGCAGCGGATGGCCACCCTGGTGGAGCGGCACCGCGCCTCGGTGCTGGCCAACCCGGACCCCGGAGCCAGGGCGAGGGCGCTCGCGCTGGCGCTGACGCACGAGGGCTACGCTGCCTCGACCCGCCAGGTCGGTGCGGGCGAGCAGTTGTGCCAGCACCACTGCCCGGTCGCCCACGTGGCCGCGGAGTTCCCGCAGCTCTGCGAGGCCGAGACGGCGGCGTTCGCCGACCTGCTCGGCACCCACGTGCAGCGACTGGCCACGATCGCCAGGGGCGACGCGGCGTGCACCACCCACCTTCCCGCGGCACCGCGGGAGCAGCACCACCGGACCGAGACACAGCGCCCGGAAGCCGCACCGGACGCCGGACAGACCTGCCCCGATTCCTTCAGGGAGCCCGTATGA
- the sufB gene encoding Fe-S cluster assembly protein SufB: MTAAAEQRTPTTVTEPLTQEETIASLGRYEYGWADANDAGASARRGLNEEVVRDISAKKDEPEWMLESRLKGLRLFDRKPMPSWGSDLSGIDFDSIKYFVRSTERQAQSWEDLPEDIKNTYDKLGIPEAEKQRLVAGVAAQYESEVVYHQINKELEAQGVIFLDTDTALKEHPELFREYYGSVIPHGDNKFSALNGAVWSGGSFIYVPKGVHVEIPLQAYFRINTENMGQFERTLIIVDEDAYVHYVEGCTAPIYSSDSLHSAVVEIIVKKGGRCRYTTIQNWSNNVYNLVTKRAKAEEGATMEWVDGNIGSKVTMKYPAVMLMGPHAKGEVLSIAFAGEGQHQDAGAKMTHLAPHTSSTIVSKSVARGGGRTSYRGLVRVNKGAHHSKSTVKCDALLVDTISRSDTYPYVDIREDDVAMGHEATVSKVSEDQLFYLMSRGLTEDEAMAMIVRGFVEPIARELPMEYALELNRLIELQMEGAVG, translated from the coding sequence ATGACTGCCGCTGCCGAACAGCGCACACCCACCACGGTGACCGAGCCGCTCACTCAGGAAGAGACGATCGCCAGCCTCGGTCGTTACGAGTACGGCTGGGCGGACGCCAACGACGCTGGAGCGAGCGCGCGCCGCGGTCTGAACGAAGAGGTCGTCCGCGACATCTCGGCCAAGAAGGACGAGCCGGAGTGGATGCTGGAGTCGCGGCTGAAGGGCCTGCGGCTGTTCGACCGCAAGCCGATGCCGAGCTGGGGCTCCGACCTGAGCGGGATCGACTTCGACTCGATCAAGTACTTCGTGCGCTCCACCGAGCGGCAGGCCCAGAGCTGGGAGGACCTGCCCGAGGACATCAAGAACACCTACGACAAGCTCGGCATCCCCGAGGCGGAGAAGCAGCGCCTGGTCGCCGGTGTCGCCGCGCAGTACGAGTCCGAGGTGGTCTACCACCAGATCAACAAGGAGTTGGAGGCCCAGGGCGTCATCTTCCTGGACACCGACACCGCGCTGAAGGAGCACCCGGAGCTCTTCCGCGAGTACTACGGCTCGGTGATCCCGCACGGTGACAACAAGTTCTCCGCGCTCAACGGCGCCGTGTGGTCCGGCGGCTCGTTCATCTACGTGCCGAAGGGCGTGCACGTGGAGATCCCGCTGCAGGCCTACTTCCGGATCAACACCGAGAACATGGGCCAGTTCGAGCGGACGCTGATCATCGTCGACGAGGACGCCTACGTCCACTACGTCGAGGGCTGCACGGCCCCGATCTACTCCTCGGACTCGCTGCACTCCGCGGTCGTGGAGATCATCGTGAAGAAGGGCGGCCGCTGCCGCTACACCACGATCCAGAACTGGTCGAACAACGTCTACAACCTGGTCACCAAGCGCGCCAAGGCCGAAGAGGGCGCGACCATGGAGTGGGTCGACGGCAACATCGGCTCCAAGGTGACCATGAAGTACCCGGCCGTGATGCTGATGGGCCCGCACGCCAAGGGCGAGGTGCTCTCCATCGCCTTCGCCGGCGAGGGCCAGCACCAGGACGCGGGCGCCAAGATGACCCACCTCGCGCCGCACACCTCCTCGACCATCGTGTCGAAGTCGGTGGCGCGCGGCGGCGGCCGCACCTCCTACCGCGGCCTGGTCCGGGTGAACAAGGGCGCCCACCACTCCAAGTCGACGGTGAAGTGCGACGCGCTGCTGGTGGACACCATCAGCCGCTCCGACACCTACCCGTACGTGGACATCCGCGAGGACGACGTGGCCATGGGCCACGAGGCCACCGTGTCCAAGGTCAGCGAGGACCAGCTGTTCTACCTGATGTCCCGCGGCCTGACCGAGGACGAGGCCATGGCGATGATCGTGCGCGGCTTCGTCGAGCCGATCGCCCGCGAACTGCCGATGGAATACGCGCTTGAGCTCAACCGGCTCATCGAGCTTCAGATGGAAGGGGCCGTCGGCTGA
- the sufD gene encoding Fe-S cluster assembly protein SufD, with protein MTRSEWFTSFDVDAFEVPGGREENWRFTPLKRLAGLHLGEAANKGRTAVEVVAGDGVTVETVERGDARLGVAGTPGDRVAAQAWNSFTGATLVTVGKEVATTEPVLVTVTGAGKDVTAYGHIQLRAEQFAEAVVVLDYRGSGVLADNVEVVLGDGAKLTVVTVIDWADDAVHVSSHHAKVGRDATLRHTVVTLGGNLVRVSPTVAYDGPGGDAELLGVYFADAGQHLEHRLFVDHGVPNCRSNVVYKGALQGEDAHTVWIGDVLIRAAAEATNTFELNRNLLLTDGARADSVPNLEIETGEIEGAGHASATGRFDDEQLFYLQARGIPVEQARRLVVRGFFNEIIAKITVPEVRERLEAAIEAELEAVGV; from the coding sequence ATGACCAGGTCGGAGTGGTTCACCTCCTTCGACGTCGACGCCTTCGAGGTGCCCGGCGGCCGCGAGGAGAACTGGCGCTTCACCCCGCTCAAGCGGCTCGCCGGCCTGCACCTGGGCGAGGCGGCGAACAAGGGCAGGACCGCCGTCGAGGTGGTCGCGGGTGACGGCGTCACGGTGGAGACCGTCGAGCGCGGCGACGCCCGCCTCGGTGTCGCGGGCACCCCGGGCGACCGGGTCGCGGCGCAGGCGTGGAACTCCTTCACCGGCGCCACCCTGGTCACCGTGGGCAAGGAGGTCGCGACCACCGAGCCGGTGCTGGTCACCGTGACCGGCGCGGGCAAGGACGTCACCGCCTACGGCCACATCCAGCTGCGCGCGGAGCAGTTCGCCGAGGCCGTGGTGGTCCTGGACTACCGGGGCAGCGGTGTGCTCGCGGACAACGTCGAGGTCGTGCTCGGCGACGGTGCGAAGCTGACCGTGGTCACCGTCATCGACTGGGCCGACGACGCGGTCCACGTGTCCTCTCACCACGCCAAGGTCGGCCGCGACGCGACGCTGCGGCACACCGTGGTCACCCTCGGCGGCAACCTGGTGCGCGTCAGCCCGACCGTGGCCTACGACGGCCCGGGCGGCGACGCGGAGCTGCTCGGCGTGTACTTCGCCGACGCGGGCCAGCACCTGGAGCACCGCCTGTTCGTCGACCACGGCGTGCCGAACTGCCGCAGCAACGTGGTCTACAAGGGCGCGCTGCAGGGCGAGGACGCGCACACGGTGTGGATCGGCGACGTGCTGATCCGGGCGGCGGCCGAGGCGACGAACACCTTCGAGCTCAACCGCAACCTGCTGCTGACCGACGGCGCGCGCGCCGACTCGGTGCCGAACCTGGAGATCGAGACCGGCGAGATCGAGGGCGCGGGCCACGCCAGCGCCACCGGCCGGTTCGACGACGAGCAGCTGTTCTACCTCCAGGCCAGGGGCATCCCGGTGGAGCAGGCGCGGCGGCTGGTCGTGCGCGGCTTCTTCAACGAGATCATCGCCAAGATCACCGTGCCCGAGGTCCGCGAGCGGCTCGAGGCCGCCATCGAGGCCGAGTTGGAAGCGGTAGGCGTCTGA
- a CDS encoding non-heme iron oxygenase ferredoxin subunit, protein MTTRVCPLAELTDGKPVGVEVAGTPVVLVRRGDKVHALRDECSHAEVALSEGEVGREGIECWLHGACFDLETGEPLSPPAFDPVDVYATSVHDGDVHVDVTTPTNR, encoded by the coding sequence ATGACCACGAGGGTCTGCCCGCTGGCCGAGCTGACCGACGGCAAGCCCGTCGGCGTCGAGGTCGCGGGCACCCCGGTGGTGCTCGTCCGCCGGGGCGACAAGGTGCACGCGCTGCGCGACGAGTGCTCGCACGCCGAGGTCGCGCTGAGCGAGGGCGAGGTGGGCCGCGAGGGCATCGAGTGCTGGCTGCACGGCGCCTGCTTCGACCTGGAGACCGGTGAGCCGCTCAGCCCGCCCGCCTTCGACCCGGTGGACGTCTACGCGACCTCCGTGCACGACGGCGATGTCCACGTGGACGTCACCACACCGACCAACCGCTGA
- the sufC gene encoding Fe-S cluster assembly ATPase SufC translates to MATLEIKDLRVEVATEDGAKEILKGVDLTIRAGETHAIMGPNGSGKSTLAYAVAGHPKYDVTGGEVLLDGENVLEMSVDERARAGLFLAMQYPVEVPGVSMSNFLRTAATAVREEAPALRHWVKEVKQAMAELDIDPSFAERSVNEGFSGGEKKRHEILQLALLKPKFAVLDETDSGLDVDALRVVSEGVNRYRANGETGVLLITHYTRILKHITPDFVHVFAGGRIVESGGAELAEVLERDGYVRYTATA, encoded by the coding sequence ATGGCCACGCTGGAGATCAAGGACCTGCGCGTCGAGGTCGCGACCGAGGACGGCGCCAAGGAGATCCTCAAGGGCGTCGACCTGACCATCAGGGCGGGCGAGACCCACGCGATCATGGGGCCGAACGGCTCGGGCAAGTCCACCCTCGCCTACGCGGTCGCCGGGCACCCCAAGTACGACGTCACCGGCGGCGAGGTGCTGCTGGACGGCGAGAACGTGCTGGAGATGAGCGTGGACGAGCGCGCCCGCGCCGGCCTGTTCCTCGCCATGCAGTACCCGGTCGAGGTGCCGGGCGTGTCGATGTCGAACTTCCTGCGCACCGCGGCCACCGCCGTGCGCGAGGAGGCCCCGGCGCTGCGGCACTGGGTCAAGGAGGTCAAGCAGGCCATGGCCGAGCTGGACATCGACCCGTCCTTCGCCGAGCGCAGCGTCAACGAGGGCTTCTCCGGCGGTGAGAAGAAGCGCCACGAGATCCTGCAGCTGGCGCTGCTCAAGCCGAAGTTCGCGGTGCTCGACGAGACCGACTCCGGTCTGGACGTCGACGCGCTGCGCGTGGTCTCCGAGGGCGTGAACCGCTACCGGGCCAACGGCGAGACCGGTGTCCTGCTGATCACGCACTACACCCGCATCCTCAAGCACATCACCCCGGACTTCGTGCACGTCTTCGCGGGCGGGCGCATCGTGGAGTCCGGCGGCGCCGAGCTGGCCGAGGTGCTGGAGCGCGACGGCTACGTCCGCTACACCGCCACTGCGTGA
- a CDS encoding cysteine desulfurase: MTVTAGPLPLDVAAIRGDFPILGRTVRDGKPLVYLDSGATSQRPRQVLDAERTFLETSNAAVHRGAHQLSEEATDAYEGARARVASFVGVDQEEVVFTKNATEGVNLVAYAMSNAGTSGPEAARFRLGPGDEIVVTEIEHHANLVPWQQVCERTGATLKWFGVTEDGRVDLSDVDTVITERTKVVAFTHQSNVTGAITPVARIVKRAKEVGALTVLDACQSVPHMPVDFRALDVDFAVFSGHKMLGPSGIGVLYGRFDLLKAMPPFITGGSMIELVRMEGSTFAPPPQRFEAGVPMTSQAIGLAAAVEYLSVVGMERVHAHEMRLTEAALRGLSEVDGVRIVGPADLTDRGGAVSFVIDGVHAHDAGQVLDSLGVEIRVGHHCAWPLHRKLGVAASVRASFYLYNTLEEVDVLVEAVREAKRFFGVA, translated from the coding sequence ATGACCGTCACGGCTGGCCCGCTCCCGCTTGACGTCGCGGCGATCCGCGGGGATTTCCCGATCCTCGGCCGGACCGTGCGCGACGGAAAGCCCTTGGTCTACTTGGACTCCGGAGCGACCTCGCAACGCCCGCGCCAGGTGCTGGACGCGGAGCGGACCTTCCTGGAGACCTCCAACGCGGCGGTGCACCGCGGTGCCCACCAGCTGTCGGAGGAGGCCACCGACGCCTACGAGGGCGCGCGTGCGCGCGTCGCGTCCTTCGTCGGCGTCGACCAGGAGGAGGTGGTGTTCACCAAGAACGCCACCGAGGGCGTCAACCTGGTCGCCTACGCCATGAGCAACGCGGGGACGTCCGGACCGGAGGCCGCTCGCTTCCGGCTCGGCCCCGGCGACGAGATCGTCGTCACCGAGATCGAGCACCACGCGAACCTCGTTCCGTGGCAACAGGTCTGCGAGCGGACCGGGGCCACGCTGAAGTGGTTCGGGGTGACCGAGGACGGCCGCGTCGATCTGTCCGATGTGGACACTGTGATCACGGAGCGCACCAAGGTCGTCGCGTTCACCCACCAGTCCAACGTGACCGGCGCGATCACCCCGGTGGCGCGGATCGTCAAGCGCGCCAAGGAAGTCGGCGCGCTGACCGTGCTGGACGCGTGCCAGTCGGTTCCGCACATGCCGGTGGACTTCCGGGCGCTGGACGTGGACTTCGCGGTGTTCTCCGGGCACAAGATGCTGGGCCCGTCCGGGATCGGCGTGCTCTACGGGCGCTTCGATCTGCTGAAGGCCATGCCCCCGTTCATCACCGGCGGCTCGATGATCGAGCTGGTCCGGATGGAGGGCTCCACCTTCGCGCCGCCGCCGCAGCGGTTCGAGGCGGGCGTTCCGATGACCTCGCAGGCGATCGGGCTCGCCGCGGCGGTGGAGTACCTGTCCGTGGTCGGCATGGAGCGCGTGCACGCGCACGAGATGCGGCTGACCGAGGCGGCGCTGCGCGGACTGTCCGAAGTGGACGGTGTGCGGATCGTCGGGCCGGCCGACCTCACCGACCGCGGTGGCGCGGTGTCCTTCGTCATCGACGGGGTGCACGCGCACGACGCGGGCCAGGTGCTGGACAGCCTCGGCGTGGAGATCAGGGTCGGCCACCACTGCGCGTGGCCGCTGCACCGCAAGCTCGGTGTCGCGGCGTCGGTGCGCGCCTCGTTCTACCTGTACAACACCCTCGAAGAGGTCGACGTGCTGGTCGAGGCCGTGCGCGAGGCGAAGCGCTTCTTCGGCGTGGCGTGA
- the sufU gene encoding Fe-S cluster assembly sulfur transfer protein SufU, with product MQLEQMYQEIILDHYKNPHRRGLRDPYDAEVHHVNPTCGDEVTLRVKLEGSGAEAKVVDVSYDAQGCSISQAATSVLTDLVVDGTVGESFAKHEEFLRLMQGRGKVEPDEDVLEDGIAFAGVAKYPARVKCALLGWMAFKDAVARVEGTGT from the coding sequence ATGCAACTGGAACAGATGTACCAGGAGATCATCCTGGACCACTACAAGAACCCGCACCGCCGCGGCCTGCGCGACCCGTACGACGCCGAGGTGCACCACGTCAACCCCACGTGCGGCGACGAGGTCACCCTCCGGGTCAAGCTGGAGGGCAGCGGCGCCGAGGCGAAGGTCGTCGACGTCTCCTACGACGCGCAGGGCTGCTCGATCAGCCAGGCGGCGACGTCGGTGCTGACCGACCTCGTGGTGGACGGCACCGTCGGCGAGTCCTTCGCCAAGCACGAGGAGTTCCTGCGGCTGATGCAGGGGCGCGGCAAGGTCGAGCCGGACGAGGACGTCCTGGAGGACGGGATCGCCTTCGCCGGTGTCGCGAAGTACCCGGCGCGCGTGAAGTGCGCACTGCTGGGCTGGATGGCTTTCAAGGACGCGGTGGCGCGCGTTGAAGGGACTGGGACATGA
- a CDS encoding metal-sulfur cluster assembly factor: MTEDVIRGAAGMPDPAPKADQPELADLEEAMRDVVDPELGINVVDLGLVYDIRLESEEAGDVAIVDMTLTSAACPLTDVIEDQTRAALVGGAGGGLVSDVRINWVWMPPWGPDKITDDGREQLRALGFTV, translated from the coding sequence ATGACCGAGGACGTGATCCGGGGAGCCGCCGGGATGCCGGACCCCGCGCCCAAGGCGGACCAGCCGGAGCTGGCGGACCTGGAAGAGGCCATGCGCGACGTGGTCGACCCGGAGCTGGGCATCAACGTGGTGGACCTGGGCCTGGTCTACGACATCCGCCTGGAGTCCGAGGAGGCCGGTGACGTCGCGATCGTCGACATGACGCTGACGTCGGCGGCCTGCCCGCTGACCGACGTGATCGAGGATCAGACCCGGGCCGCCCTGGTCGGTGGCGCGGGCGGCGGCCTCGTCAGCGATGTCCGCATCAACTGGGTGTGGATGCCGCCGTGGGGCCCCGACAAGATCACCGACGACGGCCGCGAGCAGCTCCGCGCGCTCGGCTTCACCGTCTGA